DNA from Asanoa sp. WMMD1127:
GGCGTGCCGATCCACGACACGCCCGACTTCCCGGCCGAGCACCGCGCCTTCTCGCTCGGCCACGCGGCGCAGATCGACGTGCTGCGCGGGGCCGACCTCGACTGGGTGCTGCTCGTGCCACCGCCGACCCTGCTGGACGACACGACGGACGGCACGGGCCACTACACCACGGGCGCCACGACGGTGCTGCCGACGCGGCAGACCCTCTTCCCGTACGCCGACCTCGCCCGCGCCGTCGTCGACGAGATCGACCACCCGCGCCACCACCGGGCGGTGGTCGCCGTCGGCCCGTGACCTCTCAGAAGTCCTCGGGGAGGCGGAACATCTCGGTGGTGACCGGATGGTCGGGGGCGGTCACCACGACGGCCCAGATGGTGGTCTCGCGGCGGAGCTTGCGGCCCGCCTCGTCGTTCCAACCGGTCGAGTGCAGGCAGCCCGCGACATCGAAGCTCTCGTCGCTCCACGACTCGGGCTGGCAGAGCATCGAACTGTCCACAGTGGCGCAGTCGATCGGGCCGGTGCTCAGGTTCCCGAAGGCGATCGAGCGGAACTCGACCGCGGCGCTGCTGACGGCGTCGATCTCCATGTAGGCGGACCGACGCGCGCCGCAGAAACCGATCAGACCCGACACCGAGGCGTCCGTCTCCGCCTCGAACTCGGCGATCGTCTTCCCGATCGCGGCGGGCCAGCGAGCTAGCGGCCCCGGCCGGAACCGCGCGTCGCGCGCGATGACCGCGATCGCGTCGGTGTCGCCGCGGCGGTCGACGAACACGTGCAACTATTCCCACTCGCGGGCGAACTGCGCGACGAACCCCGCCCTGGTCTCGACCGTCCGGTCGGGCTCGGCGCCGCCCAGCTGCTGCCTGATCCGGTCGTAGCGCGTCCCGGGATCCAGGCTTCCGACGAGTCGCTCCTCCGCTTCCCGGCGCGCGTTGGGGTCGGAGGTCGTCTGGGTGACCGCGACAACGGCCGCGACGGCCGTCACGGCCCCGATGGCCACCACCGCCCGCCGCGTGGTCAGCCATCTCGGGTGGCGCAACGCGTTGACCATCCAGCTCACGACGGCCGCGCAGGCGCCGGCCACGAGGGCGAGCACCAGGGCCGTCACGTGGCGCGCAGGTCGTCGCGCAGGGACGCTTCGAGCACAGCGTCGCCGAGACCGTCCACCACCGCCGCCGCGCGGGTCAGCCGGTCGACCGCCGCCGCCCGGTCGCCGCGGGCCAGCGCGCAGCGGGCCAGACCCTGCAGCGCGCGGGCCTGGCCGCGGCGGTCGCCGATCCGCTCGGTCAGCGCCAGACTGCGGCCGTACGCGTCGGCGGCCGCGGCCAGATCGCCGCTCCCGCGGTGCACGTCGCCGAGGTTGCGCCAGGTGTAGGCCTCGGCGCGCAGGTCGCCCAGCTCGCGGAAGGCGTCGCCGGCGTGGGCCAGCCGGTCCAGTGCCTCCGCCACCCGGCCCTGCTCGCACAGCACGATGCCGAGCGAGCGGGCCGCCTGCGCGGCCAGGCGGCGGTCGCCCGCCGCGGTCAGCAGGTCGGCGGCCCGGACCAGTCGGCGCTCGGCCTGGTGCCAGCGCGCCTCGTTGCGATAGACCATGCCGAGGCCGAGCAGCGCGCTGCCCTCGCCGTGCCGGGACCGCGCCGCGCGGTAGAGGTCCAGCGACCGCCGGTAGTGCCGCAGCGCGCCGGCCGCGTCGCCGCGGTCGCGGTGCAGGGCGGCCAGGTCGAAGAGGATCGCCGCCTCGCCGAGCGTGGAGCGGGCCGCCCGGGCGGCGACCAGGGCCCGGTCGTCGACGGCCCGCCAGTCGTCCCAGTGGGCCCGCAGCTCCAGGAAGCCCTGCAGCGTGTGCGCGAGCTCCCAGGTCGACGACCACAGGCTCTCCGCGTACGCCGCTTCGACCATCGCGACCAGTGACGGCTGCTCGGCGGCGTACCAGGCGACGGGGTCGGTCACCTCTGCCGCCGCGAAGTCGGCGCCGCCCCAGCGCGGCGCCTCGCCGCGGATCTGCACCTCGCCGTGCTCGAACCGGCCCTTCGCCGCGACGGCCAGCTCGAGGTGGGCGCCGGCCAGCCGGGCGACCGCCGCGGCGCGCTCCTCGGCGGGCAGCTCAGCGGCCAGGTTGACGGCGAACGCGTGCACCAGGTCGTGCAGCCGATAGCGCGGGCGCCCCAGCGCGTCGCGCCCGCGCGCGTCGACCAGCTGCGCGTCGACCATCCGCTCGACCAGGTCGGCCGACGTGCCGGCGGCGTCGTCGCGCAGCGCCGCGACGTGCCAGACGCCGAACTCGCGCGCCGGCAGCAGTCCGAGCAGCCGGAACGCGGCCTGGTCGGTCGGGGCGAGCCCGGCGTACGAGAGCCGCAGCGTCGCGTCGACGTCGAGGTCGCCGAGGCGCAGCTCGACCAGCAGGTGCCGCTCGTCGCGCATCCGGTCGACCACCTCGGCCAGCGTCCAGTGCGGCTTGGCGACCAACCGGCCGGCGACGATCCGCACCGCCAGCGGCAGCCGGCCGCACAGGTCGACCAGCTCGATCGCGGCGGCCCGCTCGGCGTCGACCCGGCGCTGGCCGACGACCTGGGCGAGCAGGGACAGCGCCTGCGCCCGGTCCAGCTCCGGGAGGGCGACGTGCTGCGCCCCGCTCAGCGCGCTCAACGGCTTGCGGCTCGTGATGATCACCCCACACGTCTCGGCGCCCGGCAGCAGCGGGCGCACCTGCGTCTCGTCGGCCGCGTTGTCGAGGAACACCAGCAGCCGGCGACCCTGCACCTGTGAGCGTAGAAGGGCCGCGCGATCCGCCAGGCTGTCCGGCACCACGCTGCCCTCGACGCCGAGCGCGCGCAGGAACTCGGCGAGCACCAGCCGGGGGTGGCGCGGCTCGGCCTCGGCGCCGCGCAGGTCGACGTAGAGCTGGCCGTCGGGGTAGCGGGCGACCAGGCGGTGGGCGACCCGCACCGCGGCCGTGGTCTTGCCGACGCCGCCCTTGCCCCACAGCGCCCAGACCGGGGTGGCCGGGCCGGTCGCGGCGAAGAACTCCGCGGCGCCGGCCAGCACCTCGTCGCGACCGGTGAAGTCGGCGATGTCGGCGGGCAGCTGCGCGACCGGCGGCCGCCGCGGCGAGGGGGCGGGCTCGACCAGTCGATGGTTGCGGTACTCCATCACCCCGTTGGCGGTCGCCAGCACCGCGACGGTGATCCACAGGGTCACGGTCAACGGGTGCGGCTGCTCGTTGCCGGACAGCTCGGCCGCCGCGGCCGCCACACCGGCGGCACCGACCACGATGGACGCGCCGACCCCCGCCCGGCTCCGCGGCGCGCTCCCCATGGCGCGGAAGCGTACCGGTCAGGCGTCCTTGTCGTCGGCCGCCAATGCGGCGAGCACCTCGGAGCGGTCGGTGCGCGGCTTGGGCGCACGCGGGGCGCGGGCCGGCCGGTGGGCCGCGGTCGCCACGAACGCGGCCAGGGCCGTGGTGATCGGCACGGCGGCGATCAGGCCGAGCGTGCCGACGACGCTGCGGACGATCTCCTGGGCGATGAACTCGGCGGTCAGCACCTCGCCGACCCCGCGCCCGCCGGCCACCACGAGCAGGAGGACAGGCAGGGACGCGCCGGCGTACGCCAGGACGATGGTGTTGACCGTCGAGGCGATGTGGGCCCGGCCCACCCGGGTCCCGCCCCGGTAGAGCTCGCGCCGGCTGAGCGACGGGTTGGCCCGGGCCAGCTCGCCGACCGTGGCCGCCTGGGTGACCGTGACGTCGTCGAGCACGCCGAGGGAACCGATGATGATGCCGGCCAGCAGCAGGCCGTGCAGGTCCACGTCGCCGTGCAGCAGGGAGAGGGTGATCGCGTTCTCGTCGCCGTACCCCGTCAGGTGGGTCAGCGCGATCGCCAGCGTGCCGATGCCACCGGCGAGCACGAGGCTGGCCAGGGTGCCGAGCACCGCGACGGAGGTCTGCGCGCTGATGCCGTGGGTCAGGTAGAGGACGACGAACATGATCAACGCGGCGCCGGTGACCGCGATCAGCAGCG
Protein-coding regions in this window:
- a CDS encoding tetratricopeptide repeat protein, which codes for MGSAPRSRAGVGASIVVGAAGVAAAAAELSGNEQPHPLTVTLWITVAVLATANGVMEYRNHRLVEPAPSPRRPPVAQLPADIADFTGRDEVLAGAAEFFAATGPATPVWALWGKGGVGKTTAAVRVAHRLVARYPDGQLYVDLRGAEAEPRHPRLVLAEFLRALGVEGSVVPDSLADRAALLRSQVQGRRLLVFLDNAADETQVRPLLPGAETCGVIITSRKPLSALSGAQHVALPELDRAQALSLLAQVVGQRRVDAERAAAIELVDLCGRLPLAVRIVAGRLVAKPHWTLAEVVDRMRDERHLLVELRLGDLDVDATLRLSYAGLAPTDQAAFRLLGLLPAREFGVWHVAALRDDAAGTSADLVERMVDAQLVDARGRDALGRPRYRLHDLVHAFAVNLAAELPAEERAAAVARLAGAHLELAVAAKGRFEHGEVQIRGEAPRWGGADFAAAEVTDPVAWYAAEQPSLVAMVEAAYAESLWSSTWELAHTLQGFLELRAHWDDWRAVDDRALVAARAARSTLGEAAILFDLAALHRDRGDAAGALRHYRRSLDLYRAARSRHGEGSALLGLGMVYRNEARWHQAERRLVRAADLLTAAGDRRLAAQAARSLGIVLCEQGRVAEALDRLAHAGDAFRELGDLRAEAYTWRNLGDVHRGSGDLAAAADAYGRSLALTERIGDRRGQARALQGLARCALARGDRAAAVDRLTRAAAVVDGLGDAVLEASLRDDLRAT
- a CDS encoding YibE/F family protein; the protein is MGHDHQPAPRAPRRLRIILAAILVPAFLVTGIATALLWPGDVPKADEADPVPRFHATVTKVVSEACPPTPEGTTDPGPCGVATVRLDSGADQGQTRETDLPSGPGSPRIEPGDAVIVTPLTDAEDPTATVYTIADHQRGSPLLWLVVAFAAAIVAFGRWRGLAALAGLAVSFAVLLGFVLPAILGGGPPLLIAVTGAALIMFVVLYLTHGISAQTSVAVLGTLASLVLAGGIGTLAIALTHLTGYGDENAITLSLLHGDVDLHGLLLAGIIIGSLGVLDDVTVTQAATVGELARANPSLSRRELYRGGTRVGRAHIASTVNTIVLAYAGASLPVLLLVVAGGRGVGEVLTAEFIAQEIVRSVVGTLGLIAAVPITTALAAFVATAAHRPARAPRAPKPRTDRSEVLAALAADDKDA